A genomic window from Candidatus Kouleothrix ribensis includes:
- the rocF gene encoding arginase, with protein MRDIAIIGTPVDLGAGRRGVDLGPGAIRYAGIKERLEALGYRVCDHGNVAVPQAEQLEPPAAGEPLRYLEALIQVNLALAQQVEAAVAAGAFPLILGGDHSLAIGSINGVARGRRIGVIWVDAHGDYNTPETTPSGNIHGMSVAALTGRGHPRLTALLGTSPVLRASDVVMVGIRDLDTAEREALRHSGIQVFTMHDIDRRGLASVMEEAIMRVGMGTAGVHVSLDMDALDPSEAPGVGTPVLGGISYREAHLAMEMVSQSGKLLGMDLVEVNPILDSHNVTAELAVEFALSALGKRIF; from the coding sequence ATGCGCGATATTGCGATCATTGGAACGCCGGTCGATCTTGGCGCGGGCCGGCGCGGCGTCGATCTGGGGCCGGGCGCCATCCGCTACGCCGGCATCAAAGAGCGGCTTGAGGCGCTCGGCTACCGGGTGTGCGACCACGGCAATGTGGCGGTGCCGCAGGCCGAGCAGCTCGAGCCGCCGGCTGCCGGCGAGCCGCTGCGCTACCTCGAGGCGCTCATCCAGGTCAACCTCGCCCTGGCCCAGCAGGTCGAAGCGGCAGTGGCTGCCGGCGCCTTCCCGCTGATCCTGGGCGGCGACCACAGCCTGGCGATCGGGTCGATCAATGGTGTGGCGCGCGGGCGCCGCATCGGCGTGATCTGGGTCGATGCCCACGGCGACTACAACACGCCCGAAACGACACCCTCGGGCAACATCCATGGCATGAGCGTGGCGGCGCTCACCGGGCGCGGCCACCCGCGCCTGACCGCGCTGCTGGGCACCAGCCCGGTGCTGCGCGCCAGCGACGTGGTGATGGTCGGCATCCGCGACCTCGACACGGCCGAGCGCGAGGCGCTACGCCACTCGGGCATCCAGGTGTTCACCATGCACGATATCGACCGGCGCGGGCTGGCCTCGGTGATGGAGGAGGCGATCATGCGCGTGGGCATGGGCACCGCCGGTGTGCATGTCAGCCTCGACATGGACGCGCTCGACCCATCGGAGGCGCCTGGCGTCGGCACGCCTGTGCTCGGCGGCATTTCGTACCGCGAGGCGCACCTGGCCATGGAGATGGTGTCGCAGTCGGGCAAGCTGCTGGGCATGGATCTGGTCGAAGTCAACCCGATCCTCGATTCGCACAATGTCACGGCCGAGCTGGCGGTTGAGTTCGCGCTCTCGGCGCTTGGGAAGCGCATTTTCTGA